CTAACACGAGCTGCAGCAAAGATAGGTGTAAAAAACTCTTGGGGAATTCCCAATTGGTGATAGACCAAGCCAGAATAGAAATCAACGTTTGGATATATCCCTTTTGCCGATAAACGTTTTTCTGCTTCATTTTCTAGCTTTTCTGCAATAGCAAGCAAACCACCTGCATTTTTAAATAAATCTTTGGCCAAATCTTGTAAAATTACCGCTCTTGGATCTTTGGTTTTGTAAACTCGATGACCCAAGCCCATGATTTTTTGTTTGTTTTGAATTTTGTTATCTAAAAAAGCTTCAACATGATCTACATTTTCTATTTGTCTTAGAGTGTCCATGACAGCTTCATTGGCACCGCCGTGGAGTGGACCTTTGAGTGAAGCTACAGCCCCAGCTATCATTGCAAAGGGATCGCTTAAGGTTGAGCCTATAACGCGTGCAGTAAAAGTGGAGGCATTGAGTGTATGCTCAGCATGTAAAATTAGACAAGCATCCATGACTCTGCGTTCATAGTGCGAAGGTTCTTTATTAGTGAAGCTTAACAATAAGTTTCCTGCAATGCCTAGCTCAGGATCGGGTGTCAGGTTGGCCATGCCTTGTTGGTGACGATAAAAAGCACCTATAATCAAAGATGTTTTTGCAATCAGCGTATAAATGGCTTTCCACATATCTTCTGAGCTTGCTTTTTTAGGGTAAGGGCTCACCATACCCAATGTTGCAATGCCAGTTTGTAATGCGCTCATGGGATGCGCTTGTGAGGGAAAAAGAGAAATGATTTTTTGAATTTCCTCTGAGATAAACATGCGTTGGTTAAGATTAGAAATAAAATCAGTTAACTCTGATTGTTTAGGTAATTTTCCAGTTAAAAGTAAATAAGATATTTC
This window of the bacterium genome carries:
- a CDS encoding citrate synthase (catalyzes the formation of citrate from acetyl-CoA and oxaloacetate) translates to MSETVKNTSLENFKPGLEGVPACKSSISFVDGINGVLEYRGFSIKDLTDSCTFEEISYLLLTGKLPKQSELTDFISNLNQRMFISEEIQKIISLFPSQAHPMSALQTGIATLGMVSPYPKKASSEDMWKAIYTLIAKTSLIIGAFYRHQQGMANLTPDPELGIAGNLLLSFTNKEPSHYERRVMDACLILHAEHTLNASTFTARVIGSTLSDPFAMIAGAVASLKGPLHGGANEAVMDTLRQIENVDHVEAFLDNKIQNKQKIMGLGHRVYKTKDPRAVILQDLAKDLFKNAGGLLAIAEKLENEAEKRLSAKGIYPNVDFYSGLVYHQLGIPQEFFTPIFAAARVSGWLAHWVEQLEDNRIFRPRQVYTGDHKKTFVNLQNR